Part of the Rhinoderma darwinii isolate aRhiDar2 chromosome 2, aRhiDar2.hap1, whole genome shotgun sequence genome, TTTCACTATGGTCCAACCAAGATAAATAATCATTAAATTACATAATAATTTccaaaatacaattaccggtacatCACTATGGCATCCACACTATGTTGTCCAGGATAGAAACGGTTGTTCCCATCTTGGCTAAAAAATATCCCTGAATGTAAAGGCCACCTTCCTAAAATTAGGGGGAATATCAGcgaatctatttaaaaaaaagactggATGCTGGGGGTGTTCGACTGTAGCCCTTGCATAGTAGATTCTTGGAAGCTTCCACCGAAAATTGTAGCCTCGTCCAATCAGAATAAGCAGCTTTTGTTTGTATACATCTGCCAAGTGTAATGTTaaagcctcatgcccacttcagtttttttcatcagggtgctatccgttgttttagctgatagcaccctgacacattcatttcaatggggccatgcacacttctgttattTTCAcggggccgttccgtcaaaaataggacaggtcctactcctgcccgtttttgacggaactgtATCggacttttcattgatttggtccgtgaaaccatGGActccacacggaagccatccgtgtgtggcccgtgtttcacggaacagtcattagcggccgtacaacggcAGACTGAAGCGTGCATGCAGCCTAAGTTGTGAAAAAACCTACTAAAGAGAGCTTAAAGAGGATGCAGTAACTTCCAccgagcacccccccccacccctttgTTTCTTGATTAAGTACCAAAAGACTGCATGTACTGTCTACAAATTAATAAATCTCTTTCACTTATTGGCCAAGAGGGATTATCTGAATAGCCCTTGACACCTTTTCCCTTAAGCTGCCAATACAggtaaaattaaaggggttttcccatcagggacatttatggcatatccacgggatatgtcaaatgtcagatagatgcgggccctACCTCTGGGATCTGcaaatatctctagaacggggccccctcaaCCCCATTCTATCTTTCTCTGTTCCTGCTGCCATTGgtcatttccgaccatgtaagtagaaaacagcgtagcttgctgagataCGCTGTTACCCTAACTCACATAGAAGTGAATGtcggttacggaagcagcgtagctcacgtactacgctgtttttgtaactggcgtttacttctatgggagttatggaaacggcgtagctcggtgagctacgctgtttttggctTACTTGGTCGGAAATAACAAGTCGCAGTAGCAACcgcgaacagggtttaggggacccagttctagagataggtgcgggtacgacctctgggacccgcacctatctgacgattatggcatatcctgtggatatgccataaatgtccatgatgggaaaacccattcAATATAAGCACATCTCTCAACTTTCCTCTAAcagaattttttggggaaaataaCAATCAGGTAATGGGATTTCAATACGGACCCTCCTTTAGTTCTGTCAAGTGATAAGTCACTGTCAAGTAGTGTGTGGCAGCGGCTTGTCTCTATCTCCCAATAATTAATTGCCCCCTCCCAATATGCGTATCTAGGATCCTTCTGCCCTAGAAAGTGTGGAGAGATAGAGCGACAGAGCACTTATGTGACTCCTCTCCTCTGTCAATTGAGAGCTGACCCAGAAAATTCATAGAGCCTACCAGGGTTTTGTTTCTCCGCTTCAATATGACTTTGGGTAcgttcacacatagcataaacACTACACAATTTCCAACCCtttttttctgtgcagaaattctgcagcgtttttgcAAGAGAAATTCAGATGCTGCAGATTAAGAATCGGCACCGCAAATGAATttccacaatattttttttctgcatattttttctgcaCCGTGTgattgagatttgttcaaatctcatccacttttctgctactgtcatACGCTGCGGAATGTCTGCACAGAAAATCTGGTCGGAAATTCCATAGTGTttacactatgtgtgaacataaccttaaacTGAGTACATTTCAGTCAGATTCGCAGAAACCTGCATTCATAAAATAAGCTCATTGAACAATTTATCGCTTAGTATAAATTCTTTTATACCTGACATGTAAAGTCTTTACTCTTATTATCTGTTGCAGACTGAAAACACTTCTCTTGTTCAAGCCAATGAAACCCAACGGGAAACTTATGAACGTTGCCTCGATGAGGTGAGTCTTGTGGATTCCAGAATATAGTATGGTCATTTTCTTATTACTGGTTCAACAGGCATACACGGCTTCATTTAATGAAATCTGTTATGTGGCAGCCATTCATGTGCTATGATCACATCTTGCACACCTGAACTAATGTTTGGTGGGAGCCCTGTCAGTTTACAAGATGCATCGTGTGTCCATCTATAATGTAAAGATGAGATGACGTATAAAAGTGTAGTCCAAGCCGGGAGTGCAGCCAGAGGACAAGCCTTACAATGCATTGATTATGAAATGTCAGGGGCTGCGTTTCGATGACATGGTTAGATACTCAGATAGCTGTATGCTACAAACAGCTGCGGGAATGCAAATATTTTACAGCCCACGGCTGGCTTTTATTATTGTGTCACCCGTATGGAATGTCAGAAATCTCGTCCAGCATTCAAATCCTGTAGATAAGAGTTAATATATATAACTGCGAGCACAGCTCTTAAATCCTTGGAACTGAGCTCGAAGTTGTTCCATGGCAGAATTTTAAAAGAACAGCTTAAACAAAATTTTCAATATAGGTTTTGACATTTGCCGTCTGTTTCTTTGGTTTAATAGGCATAAAGGTAAGCACTTTAGAATTTAGATTTTCGCAGTATTCGTATCAAACCTATTAAAAGGCTTTGGAGAGAAATAGTGTGTTTAGATCTATTTCTGGTTTATTATATGCAAAATGCCAAAGTTTTAAAAGAATCATTACAGTATTACTATGTTTCTTGATCCAAAGCATTGTATTACGATTGTAAACATTTGGACAATAAAAATGAACACCCCTTGTAACGATAAAAGCTACCTATACAGAAGAAATTGTATTGTAGATCTATTTTCATTGTATGCAGACTGTTTTTATAAAATGCACAAAAAGTAATTCAAGGAACTAAACCATTCAAAGCAAAAACTCGCTCAAAAGTGATCATTCTGTCCTAGGAAGACTTCAGGAAATGACATTGGTGGAATCTGAAGCTCCAAAATTATAGACGGCCCAATTGCTAGAATGAGGGACCCTGGTCCTCGTCCTTCCCAACTACATGACTGCGgcaaggagtttgaatggagcggcagtcaagCACGCTGCAACTCCATTCAaactatgggactgatggaaacagcggAGCGTTTATCGCTCTAACTAGTAAATAGGTGATAGGTATGTGTCTGGAATACCCCATTAACAAAATACCACTTGGCTTAATATGTTGGGCCGGAGTTTTCCAGTAATAGAAATCTTTGACCAATTCTATAGAGTACTCCAACCTTCTATTTTTCTGTAAATTAGTTGTAGTTTTAGCTCTCAGACTGCACTGATGTGATGTTCTGACATATAGCTATGACATTTTAATGTCAGAAGATCATTTTTGGCTAGAATACCCTTTTAAAGTGCCACTGTCAAGAGACCCTTTAAATGCAGGCTTCTCATTGGTTTTAGACCGCAGGACACAACCATGTAGATAGGTTActcaaaactattttattttgggGACTTTTATGTTTGCAATTCTATTTTTTTATCTAAATAATGTTTGATATTATAGGTTGCAAACCATGTTGTTCAGGCACTCTTAAATCAAAAGGTAAGTaatttatttttgcatattttatatatttggcTACAGTCTGTGGCCCTGTCTTGTGGAGAGGCCTATTTTGCACCCGTTTTTTGCCTCTCTATTGCATTCCACATTGTcaagttttttttctgtattttagaATAGTCATGCCTAGGAATATAGGGCATGTCTGGTTCAAAGTTGAATTAATCTTTTCAATTTGTAATCTCTTTTCATTACAGGCTATGAAAACCTTTAGTgccttttcattaaaaaaataatatatagatTTTGGGATACTTTTCAGTTctgtaatatactttaattaaaaatgtttCTCTTTCTCAGccctacagcttctatgtatactctacaaaaaaaaattaaaaagctgcaAAATGCCACTGTCAGCCAAATCCTTCAACTTAAATTTCTTCATTATTGGGTTTAGATGAAGTCAAAGGAACACAGGAGACGCTGAAAGCCAAGTTGTAAGACCAGATCACTGACGGATTAGGCTGACATCGGCATTCTGCAGCTACTATGTACagaagatacatagaagctgcagggcTGAAACGGAGCAACATTTTTACTTAAAATATATAACAAAAGTGAATAGTATATTAAAATACATACATTTCATAAAGGTACCAAACGTTTCCATAGCCCTTAAAATTCCAATACCAATTCTTTGTAGTTATacactaaaaataataattatatatatatatatatatatatatatatatatatatatatatatatatatatatatatataatgtgtatatagacgTGTGTCATTCTGCCTAAAAGAATACCTACTTGTGGCTCTATTTGCTGTTGCACCCCAGTTGTCCATTGTATCTGCATcgtttagttaaaacttttattggtCCCCTACATTTATAAAGCGCCATAATTTATATTGTCTTTGTTTGTTATTTTGAATCTTGCATAATACATTTTTCATACAGAGCCATTAGTTTCTACCCTCAGCTTCCTCTGTTACAtggtgtaatttattttattttttttacaaagtaaaaTGTATTTTCTCTCTTCAGGATCTTCGGGAAGAATGTATTAAACTGAAAAAGAGGGTGTTTGACCTTGAGCGTCAGAACAGAGCGTTGAGTGACCTCTTTCACCAGAAGTTGCAGTGCTCCTCGGGATCATCCCCTGAGGTAAGAGCCGTTACCATGGAAAACAGGTTGCGTATGAGGCTCATGGTTCAGTAGTTTTCATGTCTAGTATTACGGCACCTTCTTTTATTTATCTTTCTTTTTTTGTTGTCCTCTAAAACATTGTCGTATGTGTCCTCAAAATGTGATTCTGTTAAATAACACACTTGAACAACAGCCGAGTTCAGAGGAATCACATGTCAGTTATAGCAATGAATAGAAAGATTTTGCCATAGATTTGCTGCGGATTTATCTGAATATACGCTAAgtctttaatttataattttctcCTTTTTAGGATTCACTTCTTGCTTTGGCCAAATATAAATGCACCAAAAACGGTCCTGTGTAAACCCGGCTTTATTATGTTTGTACAAAGCAGCTATTATAatatttaaaatgtaattttGATACAACCATGCCTGTTTCTCATTAGAAAACATTATGAACATGAATTGAATATgtttgcaatactaatatataattttattagttTCATTTGTTTGGTTTTCATTTAGGTTTTTTTCAAAGTCTATTAACAGCTCTGTAAAATGGCAAACAAAGGCAGGCCAgcgcagtggctcagtggttagcaccgtTACCTTGCAGCGAAGGTTCTGAATTCAAAAGTCTGGGCACATCTGGCtcagttcacactgcgtttttttacgctgattttgactcTGAATTGGCAGCAAAAAACTTCCGaaactgcctccaattgatttcaatgggaagcggagaTGTTTTTTCTGCGTCGGTTTTTAGACACtcgcagtaaaaagaatgaagtgccatgctctttcttgctgcggttctacctctgacctcccaatgaaatcaattgaggcagagaaagtgtgttTTTTGTCCCGTGGCGCTCAAcggaaaacgctgcaaaaatcgaaTTTGCAAGTaggtgaaggaattttgaggcagatttttctcccttcaaaaaactgtgtaaacagggcctaattaGTTTGCATGTTTTCCCCTGTatttttgtgtgggtttcctccagtcactacaattttatttttattttttcccacttTAGAAACATACAGATAAGGAATTAAGATTGTGAGCCCCGTTAGGGGATAGTGAATGATGAAAACTTCTGTACAGTGATGCAGAatgtgttggtgctatataagcaacataaagaaaaaaaactatatactagTAAAGGTACCAAAACGCAATCTCTTGAGGGAAAACAGAGGTTGTCTTCATCAATCCAACTGAGCCATTTCTGATTTCCCCACATATCGTTAGGATAAGGGCCGGTTTACATCATGGGATTGCTACGCAAGGAAGAGGGGAAACGTTCCTTAAAAAAATATTAGGGAATGTTTACCTCTCCCTTGAGCCACAATCTTCTTGTGATCTAAAAAAGAAATATGGGAGACTGGATCTCCCAAATATGATGTAAACCTTGCCCAAGTTGTCTAAATGTATTGTTCGACATTGACACTGCTGAAATCGGTCCGATTTGGCAACAGTCCTCTTTTAGCTATTTGTAGTGAAGCATGCCAACAGACACACATGGTCTAGCTTTCTTCTACACCTACATTAGATCATATAGCAAATGCATTCTTAAAGTATGTCCACTTTTGCTCCCAATATTTTTTACTGCTTCAATGCctctaaattttaaaaaaataagcagctttgtaattagtcttgAATTTCTATTGTTTCGTGTCTACatctcctatgcagatctattaGTTCATTGTGACTACAAACAATTCCTGTGTATAGTATGATCCCGTAGTTGTGTGTTACTACCCATCTGACAGCAGCTTTTTTCTAACCAACAGCAGGATTAACACGTGATTGCAGGAACAGACTACAGCGTTTGTTTGTAGTGCGTAACCAATTGCTTAATTTTTGGTTTTAGATTATTATAGCACTAAAAGAAAATTAAGTGGACTTCTGTGTTGAGGAGCAGATTATTTTTCCACCCTTATCAGTGTATGTTTAATGGATTTTTGTGTTTAATATCTAGCAGCTGTACCATTTAGTTCttaatattgtaaaaaatattacggtttttttttcttttttctcataTATAATTTGTGATGATTTGTGTTTTCGTTGCCCTTAGTTAGATGGCTTTTCTAATTATGTGTTTGTTTTCTAATATAGTTGCACCCGTTGCAGGGTCTGTCTGACTCCCAGGGAGGTGACCTTGACAGGATATCGGTCCCCCATCCGTTAGGACAAAGTGGAATGCAGAGAGAGGTAAGTAAATAAACCTAGATGTACAGTTTTATAATATTCTCCACATTTTCTGAAAGGGTTGTGTGACCATAAGAAATTGTGCTGGTTTATACAGGTCAGGGAACATCAAGGTCTGTAAAAACTGTCCATAAACGTTAAATGCAATTTGGCCGAACACCCCAAGAAGGTTAGATTTTaaaatgcctgatcctttgttcctcCAGGAGATAAACTGCTGCCAGAGGTATCTGGTAGTGATATAATTCCCTCTCCCCCTTGAAATAAAAAGATGATCTTTACATACATAAATCTAGTAAAGTGCTTTTATTGAGCAATACCACTGTTACTATAGTGTAAAATTAgacttttattataaaagtagtTACGCTTTCAATATCTCTCACCGAAAAAACGAAGTATTTCAAACAAATAAGCTTATACAACATATTCAGCTGTTTAAATTTTTGTAGGCTGACCAATTTGCAGATTTCTCAGGTCCCTGTAACacaaaatgtatttgtactgctaAATCATCATATTCAGCCATGTCTTCTAATACAAATTCTATAAATAATATTTCCACTAACGCATATATTATACTTTAATGAGAGAGGCCAAGAGTTTTCCATTTGTGGGAATATTATGGGTTCTCATTGCACAGTATTATTTGATACTCTACAAAATGTCTTTCTGCAATTAAAAATAATTGGGTTTTTTTCTTCTCCCGTAGGAAAACCAACGTTCTGGTCGTGCCCAATCATCCTGTCGCTCTATAGATGCCATGTCCCCATTCCTCAGGAAAAAGGCTCAGATCCTAGAAGTTCTACGGAGGCTAGAAGCTACAGGATCTCAGAGTGGATCATCCTGCACTACACCTCCAATGTTTCTTGGGGGGATATCATCAGCTAGTGGGAATGGGTTGCGTGTAAGACCAGACCAAGGCTTGGACTATGTAAATGGTGAAGGCTTGACTCCTACAGAACATGGAGGAGATGAACCTTGGGCTTCCTGTCTGCTTCTAGCTCAGAATGGTTGGGAGGAGTTGCTTAAGTGGAAGCCCATACAACGGGAACCACCAGCAGGTAGCCCTGGAGAGGGAGGAGGGGAACACCTTGGTTTGGCATCAGGAGAAGATGCACAGCAATCATTGCGGCAAGCTGAGGGAAGCTCATCCTCTTCAGATGATGAAATTGGAGATCCACCTCCTCCTCCAAGTGAAGTTCGGCAACGATTGCCATTAACTGACTTATCAAAGGGTTTATCGCCATGTATGTGCTCCCGTGGAGCAGTAGAAAAAAGGGCCCCTGTTGAGGGCCACTCAGATGGGACTGGCTTTGCTAGGGGCCACACTGGGCATCTTCATTCATTAACGTGTTACAGCAGAAGCCTTCGTGATATGGTAGAAAGTCAGCATGTGCCAGTGACACCACCTACAGTTTCAGAGAGAGGGGACTCCTTGTCTTCTCCAGGAAAGCAGTTGGTTTCTGAGAAAATTTCTGATGGGCCTTCCTCTTCTTGTCCTCCTTCTCCAGAAGGCTCTGTTAGTTTGCCAAGGGATGTAACTGTTTTTTCCCACAAAAGTGTAGCGCAGGAGCAACAGGATGATTGTTCTCCGCCCTCGATGGTGGTTCCTAATCCTCCCTGTCCTGACCCACAAGATGTACTTATTCCTTCCTCTGAGGTCCGGACCCCTCATATTCCTTCTCCAGCTAAGTTTCTCAAGTTTTTGAAACtgccaggctcaggggataaattacAGAATCCAAACTCTCTGAGGCTTAGCCCTCAACTTACTCAAACCTCCAAAATTCCTTGTAGGAGCAATAATTATGAAGCATTTCCCTCACCACGCCTCAATAGAAAAGTAACTGAAGAATTACCTGGTCCAGAAACTGATACTAATCCACCTTCTCCCTCTGAATTTATTAATCCTGACGTTAGTAGACAAGGACAAACAGAAAGGTCAAACAATTTAATAAATAGGCCTGGAATACAGTGCTACACCAAAAAGTCACATGATTATGAAAATGTTCCGGCTAAAAATTCTGTTCTTTCCCCTGCAAGACAAACTGAAAATATGGAACTGTCTCGGAAACTAGTTGGGGAAGTATGCTCCTCCAGTTGTTCCTCTGGACCTTGTGTTCACACCCAAGTACGTTCTTCTGATGACCATAATGGTCATATAAATACACCATTAAGAAAGCATGTAACTTCCAGAAAACCTTCTGAGTCTACTGGACCTCTCCCTTTTAAAGAGCGAATTGGAAAGCTAAGGGGCTTAGACAACCAACAGACAGAGCTTACTGTTGCAGGGACAGATGATAACAGGGTTATACTGGATGGCCCCGATCTTCGTCCACCTTTGAAAAGATCCTTAGGCGTAACCAGTTTAAGGAATCCTGAGCCTGGGTCTACTGAGAGTTACCCACCAAGGTACCATGGGCAAAAATCTGATTCTGCTCGGACTAGACAGACCGTTTCTAATTGCCCACCAGGATCACCTCATGGTCCACGTAATCCATCCCGTGCCCCACCTGTCCCAAGCAAGTCTCCACGTAGCCCTCATGGAAGCCCAACAAAGCTACCTGCGAAATCCCCAAGTAAGGCAACAGCTAAGCCTCTTATATCTCGACCCCTAAGTGAAGAGCTGAGACCAAGTCCCAGGCAACCCACGCTGCCAAATGATGAGAAACAGAGGATACAATCCATTGGGGCAGGAAAGAAAAGTAGCACCTGCCCAGAGTATTCATGTCCTCGTAGTCCAGGCCCACGGGGCACAGAAAATCTTCCTCTGAGTGCTCTGCACTCTGCCATTGAAGAAAAGGTGATGAAGGGAATTAAAGAAAACATGTTAAGGTTACAGGAACAGCACCGTGCACCTGCCCCTGATCCTAAACAACGTAATTCCAGTGGTATTGCAAGCTGGTTTGGCTTAAAGAAAAGCAAACTACCTGCTCTTAGTCGTAGGCCTGAGTCTACACGTGTCAAAGAGGAGAAGAGGGAGAGAGCTTCAAGTGGCTCTCCTCGGACTAGGGATACAAAAGGTGAGAGCCTGAATatttcaatgttgatggaaaaagcTGAGGATCTGCGAAAAGCTCTCCAAGAAGAGAGAGCATATATCAACGGTTTCTCTCTTGACAAGAATCGCACAGCTGTGTCTGTAGATCAGACACGGGAAGCTACAAGACCCTTGACTGCAGACAACTTTATGCAACAACTATTAAATCGGTGAGTGTGGGCTCTTCACAGTTGTTAACGTCAACCAAAAATGTAAAATGGCTCATGAAAATTATTCTAATCTACTTGGTggtgtccttttttttaaaaataaatatatataattttcacacTCCTACACGCATGCATAAACGCACACCATGTTCAGCCGTAACATTACAACCACCTCCCTATTGTCTATATTGTGTAGATTCCCCCCATGCTGCCAAAACCGTTCTGGCCTATCAAGGCAAGGGGTCCATAAGAGCTCTGAAGGGTCAGCATGCAGGTCCAAACACGGCAGATTGCCATGCACTTTGTGTTCTGGCTCCGCAATTTGGGCTGCAGTTAAtgcttctgtgggatcagaccagactGCTAGCCTTTGCTTCTGATGCAAATCAATGAGCCTTGTACACCCGTAATCCTCTTCCAGCGATAACCTCTATCTAAAGGGGATTCTAAGAATGGCAGGTCAGATTCCTCGTTGTACGGATGCCAAAAGATCCATACATTGTACATGTTTCTCACAATGGACTGCTGTGAGAACCTCAGTTTATTgaaaagagtgttcttttggcctACGTCGGGGTGGTGTGGAAGCATAAGGGTAACTTGGGAAACCATTTAAGAAATAAAACTGATGTAGTTGCGGATTTCTAGTCTTATTGGTATTATATGCATGCTGTAGATGCGCAGCACTGCATGTTATAGGAACCAAATCCATATTTGTTGAGCTATGACTTGTCAACACAGGatccattttgacaatgttttcggTGTTGAGTAGATTAAATTTTTTgattaagggggttttcccataatcagcatttaacacctatccacaggataggtgataaatgtctgatccgtGGAGGTTCGACCgctgggatccccactgatcacgagaacgggcttaccttgtcaTTCTTGGGAGCCCAATAGGAATGGAGCTGTAGTACGCATGCATGTCCACCgttccattcaattcaatggggctgcCAAAAGGATGGTTGAGGAGGTGCACAGTAAGGTAAGCTcattctcgtgattggtggggatcccagcggtcgcacctccaccgatcagatatttatcacctatcctgtgcagCTTTtccatcgcaacatctgctatttgattCGGGTTTTACTTCTCcccattgattaaaaaaaacgcaccgcaggtcaatttatgattttgtttttcacgcagtgtgtggatgagatttgctcaaaTCTTATTAACTTTGCTGCAACTGTAacatgctgcgtattttccgcaattGAATCGATTgccgaaaatccacagtatttacgctatgtgatGTGTGAACTTAAGCTAAcaaatcataatttttttatttcctgtgaaatgttacatttaatatttatataatttttttctatgcCTGCTAATGAAATTGATTAAAACATTACCTTTTTGGGAGAGACTTAAAGTACAAGTACACTTTTTGTTTACATGTCATATAGCTCCACTGTTCAAAGAGTACCACAGTTCCCTCATTCTAGTGGAGAACTGTCTTTTTTTGTGTTATTATAGTCTATCTCCACAATAAAGCAGAGCGGGCCAAAAGGAgctaaacatatatttatttttttgttaattaaattttttattttacggtctGTCCAACAAAAATGCTTATATTAAAGCCCTATAATACTGGCCGATTTTTGTCTGGTGCagcaagcgccaatcaacgagacatcgttggtcagcgctcgtttgctcctgtcacaaggagctatggatggggacgagcgggcattactctgatcactcgtccccatacattattatcatgtcggcagcgcgtcccccctgtcttgatggacatgtgtcttttttcaaccgtacaaactatgtaagatgtgctgccgacaacaataatatttaacttttttaagacgatacgaccagcagatgatcgagcgtgtatgtgtaaggcttagttcacatctgcgctaaggctccgttccgactgagctttccgtcggaacggagccctaacagACATAAAacagaaaccgtaggtttccgtttccatcaccattgatttcaatggtgacggctcCGGttccattggtttccgtttgtgtcagtagtgcaagggttctgtcgttttggcgGAAtccataccgtagtcgactacgctattgattccatcaaaacgacggaactcttgcacaactgggacaaacggaaaccattggcaccgcatccgtcaccattgaaatcaatggtgatggaaactgaaacctacGGTTTCTGTTTTATGTCtgttagggctccgttccaacggaaagcttcgtctgaacggagccctagcgcagatgtgaacgaagccttacttaaACTCTGCTGtgtgctataaaaaaaacaacaaataaaaaaactaacCACTACCAATTTGTACACACAGCAgagctcttaaccccttcgcgctcagcgacgtactattccgtcgctctaaccaatacgttcgcgctcagcgacggaatagtacgtcgcgggagtaacggccatttcggccgtcctccagacacatacaggagctgtgacagctgctgtctcgtacagcagctgccgcagctcctacagcgggggccgatcactgtgtccccgctgattaacccctgaaaagccgtgttcaatagtgatcacggctttttaggtgttaagctacaatcgccagcctgctacgcgatagcggttggcgatggtgactatggcaaccggacaccaaacaatggcgtccagctctgacatcgacggaagcttagtgggtcctgacgaagtcaggacccactatgcttgctgtcagtgagtagctgacagctctaatacactgcactacgcatgtagtgcagtgtattagaatagcaatccgggcctcctgccctcatgtcccctagtgggacaaagtaataaagttaaaaaaaaagttgaaaaaagatgtgtgaaaataaaagtaaaaatcccccctttttcctttatcagtcctttattattaataaaaatatataaacaaacaaatatactttgaggggtctagtttctaaaatgtggtgtttgataggggtttttaatataggtccctcaaagcaacttcagaactgaactagaacctaaaaaaataaataaa contains:
- the NCKAP5L gene encoding nck-associated protein 5-like isoform X2, giving the protein MTSEVEEDIRLLSGGASEPLVIQELLERLRELETENTSLVQANETQRETYERCLDEVANHVVQALLNQKDLREECIKLKKRVFDLERQNRALSDLFHQKLQCSSGSSPEGLSDSQGGDLDRISVPHPLGQSGMQREENQRSGRAQSSCRSIDAMSPFLRKKAQILEVLRRLEATGSQSGSSCTTPPMFLGGISSASGNGLRVRPDQGLDYVNGEGLTPTEHGGDEPWASCLLLAQNGWEELLKWKPIQREPPAGSPGEGGGEHLGLASGEDAQQSLRQAEGSSSSSDDEIGDPPPPPSEVRQRLPLTDLSKGLSPCMCSRGAVEKRAPVEGHSDGTGFARGHTGHLHSLTCYSRSLRDMVESQHVPVTPPTVSERGDSLSSPGKQLVSEKISDGPSSSCPPSPEGSVSLPRDVTVFSHKSVAQEQQDDCSPPSMVVPNPPCPDPQDVLIPSSEVRTPHIPSPAKFLKFLKLPGSGDKLQNPNSLRLSPQLTQTSKIPCRSNNYEAFPSPRLNRKVTEELPGPETDTNPPSPSEFINPDVSRQGQTERSNNLINRPGIQCYTKKSHDYENVPAKNSVLSPARQTENMELSRKLVGEVCSSSCSSGPCVHTQVRSSDDHNGHINTPLRKHVTSRKPSESTGPLPFKERIGKLRGLDNQQTELTVAGTDDNRVILDGPDLRPPLKRSLGVTSLRNPEPGSTESYPPRYHGQKSDSARTRQTVSNCPPGSPHGPRNPSRAPPVPSKSPRSPHGSPTKLPAKSPSKATAKPLISRPLSEELRPSPRQPTLPNDEKQRIQSIGAGKKSSTCPEYSCPRSPGPRGTENLPLSALHSAIEEKVMKGIKENMLRLQEQHRAPAPDPKQRNSSGIASWFGLKKSKLPALSRRPESTRVKEEKRERASSGSPRTRDTKGESLNISMLMEKAEDLRKALQEERAYINGFSLDKNRTAVSVDQTREATRPLTADNFMQQLLNRVDGKEVPAEGRLEGKTPLRDFPRLSPENKEARPFRLPRNGMVAHVQRCEQKSVDQTREVVLPPDERISETITSQHFAACDSLTRTLDSGIGTFPPPDYCGGTPNKNIPKLKTRLDSPSVLPVGRFSAFPKVPRRARTLERDMRGVEEMFPSGQHQSVPAFHALLAEPEPTMSHRMYGEDSNRDRSLPQQGKNWTFPNTKVSAGSPENFRTRAHELEELPSEGDRDCDMSEYAHSSLCFPGSVSSRTPSTSEVGDEGTSEAKSRNNEQGQTGLENSESLSDSLYDSLSSCGSQG